In Urechidicola croceus, a single window of DNA contains:
- a CDS encoding DUF4198 domain-containing protein encodes MKKIILSIVCILFATASSFAHYLWIETSPTGNLNEEQEVRVYFGEYTYGVIEDVNGDAFPKVKDFTIWVVDPSGNKTKLETTATDKFYKTNFTPTTNGTYTILLNNDNIDVIDYTQYDFGIFKTHYHSVAKVQVGDAKNETFNLNENGISVKDISTSSDEVKLQVVYKNEVLAKNEVKIYVQDLWSKTLETDENGIITFKLPFETKYILETTTKEEVPGNYNGEDYEFIWHCVTYCIPN; translated from the coding sequence ATGAAGAAAATAATATTATCAATAGTTTGTATTCTTTTTGCAACAGCATCAAGTTTTGCACATTATTTATGGATTGAAACAAGTCCAACAGGAAACCTAAATGAAGAACAAGAAGTAAGAGTTTATTTTGGAGAATATACGTACGGAGTTATTGAAGATGTAAACGGTGATGCATTTCCAAAAGTTAAAGATTTTACTATTTGGGTAGTAGATCCTTCTGGAAATAAAACAAAATTAGAAACAACAGCTACCGATAAGTTTTATAAAACAAATTTTACACCAACTACTAATGGAACCTACACAATTCTTTTAAACAATGACAATATTGATGTGATTGACTATACTCAGTATGACTTTGGAATTTTTAAAACACATTATCATTCGGTTGCAAAAGTTCAAGTTGGTGATGCTAAAAACGAAACTTTCAACTTAAATGAAAACGGAATTTCAGTCAAAGACATTTCTACTTCTTCAGATGAAGTAAAACTTCAAGTAGTTTATAAAAACGAAGTATTAGCAAAAAATGAAGTTAAAATTTATGTGCAAGATTTATGGTCAAAAACGCTTGAAACAGATGAAAATGGAATTATCACTTTTAAACTTCCATTTGAAACAAAATATATTTTAGAAACAACAACTAAAGAAGAAGTGCCAGGAAATTACAACGGTGAAGACTATGAGTTTATTTGGCATTGTGTAACGTATTGTATTCCTAATTAA
- a CDS encoding DUF1801 domain-containing protein, with product MNPVEQYLYSQNEPYQSIMLYVRIVIFKTLPKVEERFSYKIPFYYQDKKPMIYLNVLKGTNFVDVAFVQGCFLEKQFPILKDYNNRKQVRSIQIEKIEDLDELEFVNLLKSASQLLDKSKKAWNP from the coding sequence GTGAATCCTGTTGAACAATACTTATATAGTCAAAATGAACCTTACCAATCTATCATGTTATATGTTAGAATTGTTATTTTTAAAACACTTCCAAAAGTTGAGGAGAGGTTTAGTTATAAAATTCCTTTTTATTATCAGGATAAAAAACCAATGATTTATTTAAATGTATTGAAAGGAACCAATTTTGTTGATGTTGCTTTTGTACAAGGGTGTTTTTTAGAAAAACAATTTCCAATTTTAAAAGATTACAACAATCGTAAACAAGTACGCTCAATACAAATTGAAAAAATTGAAGATTTAGACGAATTGGAATTTGTTAACTTATTAAAGTCAGCATCACAATTATTAGATAAAAGTAAAAAAGCATGGAATCCTTGA
- a CDS encoding PepSY-associated TM helix domain-containing protein — MNKRNYNVFFHLHTVSGIVISVALYIIFFAGAFALIKDEITAWEKGDTVQLEQALDVDYDKITAVIKEEGYNLEGRNIRLVMPDVKQEVLVILSGSKYEDASDEDKQGAFFYINTINYTRSDYYTFYSFGELIYRLHFFSQIPKIGTYLAGFVALFFLFAITTGIIVHWKKIISNFYVFRPKAKFKTIWTDAHTALGVIGLPFQFVYAVTSCFLCLSILVLIPGNFIYNNNQKKLSEDLRPMTKDYPITYKTHTEFSLNPFMEQTLEKWETFSPSQVYIRNYGDSNMKFQVDGMVSTQQKFIGHGRIVYNVPTNDVLSIKDPLKSNYIEAVEMTVRKLHFGDFGGYWLKLVYFIMAFITCFVIISGVLIWLEARNKKNVPEKRRKYNEKVGHIYLAICLSMYPITALSMIVSKLIPRSLDASRLTILYCVFFGGWLLLSIFFRFKRDNYFTNKYTLLIGSILGFLIPIVNGISSGNWFWITFQNGQTAIFLIDAFWIVLSTISTLIILKMNKKILDKN, encoded by the coding sequence ATGAATAAAAGAAATTACAATGTATTTTTCCATTTACATACTGTAAGTGGTATTGTAATCAGTGTTGCTTTATATATCATCTTTTTTGCTGGTGCTTTTGCCTTGATTAAAGATGAAATTACGGCTTGGGAAAAAGGAGATACAGTACAATTAGAACAAGCGCTAGATGTTGATTACGATAAGATTACTGCAGTAATAAAAGAAGAAGGCTACAATCTTGAAGGTAGAAATATACGGTTGGTAATGCCTGATGTAAAACAAGAAGTGTTGGTTATTCTAAGTGGTTCAAAATATGAAGATGCTTCTGATGAAGATAAACAAGGAGCGTTTTTTTACATCAATACAATCAACTATACAAGATCTGACTATTACACCTTTTATAGTTTTGGTGAACTTATTTACAGACTTCATTTTTTTAGTCAAATTCCAAAAATTGGTACTTACTTAGCAGGATTTGTTGCCCTATTTTTCTTATTTGCAATTACAACAGGGATTATTGTTCATTGGAAAAAAATCATTTCCAACTTTTATGTTTTTAGACCTAAAGCAAAGTTCAAAACTATTTGGACCGATGCTCATACCGCATTAGGAGTTATCGGATTGCCATTTCAATTTGTCTATGCAGTTACAAGTTGCTTTTTATGTTTGTCAATTTTAGTGTTGATTCCTGGAAATTTCATCTATAATAACAATCAAAAAAAATTGTCAGAGGATTTACGCCCAATGACCAAAGATTATCCTATTACTTATAAAACTCATACTGAATTCTCTCTAAATCCTTTTATGGAACAAACTCTTGAAAAGTGGGAAACATTCTCTCCATCACAAGTGTACATTAGAAACTATGGAGATTCTAATATGAAATTTCAAGTAGATGGAATGGTAAGTACACAACAAAAATTTATTGGTCATGGAAGAATCGTTTATAATGTTCCTACAAATGACGTTTTATCTATCAAAGATCCTTTAAAATCAAATTATATAGAAGCCGTTGAAATGACAGTTAGAAAGTTACATTTTGGGGACTTTGGAGGTTATTGGTTGAAACTTGTGTACTTTATAATGGCTTTTATTACTTGCTTTGTAATTATATCTGGAGTCTTGATATGGCTAGAAGCAAGAAATAAGAAAAATGTGCCCGAAAAACGTCGAAAGTACAATGAAAAAGTAGGTCATATTTACTTGGCAATCTGCCTATCAATGTATCCAATAACTGCATTATCAATGATTGTTTCAAAACTAATTCCAAGAAGTTTAGACGCTTCAAGATTGACAATTCTTTATTGTGTTTTCTTTGGAGGATGGTTACTGTTATCCATCTTTTTTAGATTTAAAAGAGATAATTATTTCACTAATAAATATACATTACTTATTGGAAGTATTTTAGGCTTTTTAATTCCGATTGTAAATGGAATTTCGTCAGGAAATTGGTTTTGGATTACATTTCAAAATGGTCAAACAGCCATATTTTTAATTGATGCTTTTTGGATTGTTTTAAGCACTATATCAACCTTAATTATCTTAAAAATGAATAAAAAAATCCTTGATAAAAATTAA
- a CDS encoding helix-turn-helix domain-containing protein, whose product MEKKRRENYNWKKTDIMYSEADFYEHVTMLTDSTLDEGVLYREHIILPEFGEGTIVNLLVEDIEIIVSRYLLKNDLVVTNIVEKDIVQLSFLIDGEKIISIEGTNEEIVYESQESYLATLNSFKGRTRVFGNKVLKEVKIKLKKSFMLNHGFNTNFTLNHKPCQDLIIPINDELLVILNNLQDAFFKGVTRKLYLKAKVLELLANQIENYNNFNIKNKQVVNQDNIIKKLYLIRQLIAENLDQNLTLVNLSRELMLNEFEIKTEFKRIFGLSIHEYAINEKMRKAKDLLNTTQLPIYSIAEKIGYKNATHFSAAFKRSFGITPKKFRNLI is encoded by the coding sequence ATGGAAAAAAAAAGACGCGAAAACTATAATTGGAAAAAGACAGATATTATGTACTCTGAAGCAGATTTTTATGAACATGTAACAATGTTGACAGATAGTACTTTAGATGAAGGGGTTTTATATAGAGAGCATATTATTTTACCTGAATTTGGAGAAGGCACAATAGTAAACTTGTTAGTAGAAGATATTGAAATAATAGTTAGTAGATATTTATTAAAAAATGATTTAGTAGTAACTAACATTGTTGAAAAAGATATTGTACAATTATCTTTTTTAATCGATGGTGAAAAAATAATATCTATCGAAGGAACTAATGAAGAAATAGTTTATGAAAGTCAAGAATCTTATTTAGCGACGCTAAATTCATTTAAAGGAAGAACAAGGGTTTTTGGGAACAAAGTTCTCAAAGAAGTAAAGATAAAATTAAAGAAATCATTTATGTTGAATCATGGTTTTAATACAAATTTCACATTAAATCACAAACCATGTCAAGATTTGATTATTCCAATTAATGATGAGTTATTGGTAATTTTAAATAATTTACAAGATGCTTTTTTTAAAGGTGTAACTAGAAAGTTGTATTTAAAAGCCAAAGTTTTGGAATTATTGGCAAATCAAATTGAAAATTATAATAATTTCAACATTAAAAATAAACAAGTTGTAAATCAAGATAATATCATAAAAAAGTTATACTTGATACGACAACTAATTGCAGAAAATTTAGATCAAAATTTAACTTTAGTTAATCTATCAAGGGAATTGATGTTAAATGAGTTTGAAATTAAAACAGAATTTAAAAGAATTTTTGGTCTTTCAATTCATGAGTATGCTATTAATGAAAAAATGAGAAAAGCCAAAGACTTATTAAATACTACACAGTTGCCAATTTATTCAATAGCGGAAAAAAT
- a CDS encoding TonB-dependent receptor, whose product MRNLITILIILISTVSLNAQNNTVKGKVISEKNQPLENVNIALSKTNIGTETNENGEFSIKNITSGTYQIRVSYLGYKTTNATFTIQQNQTITIPTITLIESQEQLNEVVVNGHKTNKFDTKESIHVSKMPLTNIENPQSYNTISNELLKEQVVTNVNDALKNATGVTRLWESTGRGGDGAEYYSLRGFSVQPSITNGLPGLNNGGLDPSNIERIEVIKGPSGTLYGSSLISYGGLINVVTKQPYEEFGGEVSYTTGSYGLNRITADVNTPIGTNNDTYLRVNTAYHTQNSFQDAGMNKSFYIAPSLKFIANEKLTFLVNTEILEKESVNAPMLFLNRNGPLSYDSIDLFEQNYYNSFTSDNLSIKNPTFNLQAQALYKLSDKWTSQTVLSNGKAKTDGYYSYLWDLGDGDTFTHYMAKINSETRTTDIQQNFIGDFNIGKLRNRVVVGLDYFNSNVKDNSTGWAAIGSVSISESTNSATLSQGAVDNILADTGVSNSVAEQEIYSAYISNVLNFTPTLSAMASIRVDKFEGDKNDDDDDQTAFSPKFGLVYQPIKDKLSIFTNYMNGFSNVSPAQVADADGSNPRIKTFEPEKANQFEVGVKANLFENKLAATASYYNINVSNKLMSDPTNVNNSIQGGEVESKGFELSLIANPIAGWNIVAGYSHNDNEVLKETEGAGYLGLRTEDAGPEDLINFWTSYTIQTGNLKGFGIGFGGNYASEYNTLNRSTTGSFPLPSNTILNSSLSYSKDKFRVILKLDNIANKKHYAGWSTVTPQKLRTISANLAYKF is encoded by the coding sequence ATGAGAAATTTAATAACAATTTTAATAATCTTAATTTCCACAGTATCCTTAAATGCACAAAACAATACTGTAAAAGGAAAAGTAATTTCAGAAAAAAATCAACCTTTAGAGAATGTCAATATTGCACTATCTAAAACAAATATTGGTACTGAAACAAATGAAAATGGTGAGTTTTCAATTAAAAACATAACCTCAGGAACTTATCAAATAAGAGTATCATATTTGGGTTATAAAACTACAAATGCTACATTTACTATTCAACAAAACCAAACAATAACAATTCCAACAATAACGCTAATTGAAAGTCAAGAACAATTAAATGAAGTTGTAGTAAATGGGCATAAAACAAACAAATTTGACACAAAAGAAAGTATTCATGTATCAAAAATGCCTTTAACTAATATTGAAAACCCACAATCTTATAACACAATTTCAAATGAACTGCTAAAAGAGCAGGTGGTAACCAATGTAAATGATGCATTAAAAAATGCAACAGGAGTAACTCGTTTATGGGAATCAACTGGACGTGGTGGTGACGGTGCTGAATACTACTCATTAAGAGGTTTTTCGGTACAACCTTCAATTACAAATGGACTTCCAGGATTAAACAATGGTGGTTTGGATCCTTCGAATATAGAACGTATTGAAGTTATAAAAGGACCTTCTGGAACATTATATGGTAGTAGTTTAATTTCTTACGGTGGACTTATTAATGTGGTTACCAAACAACCTTATGAAGAGTTTGGTGGAGAAGTTTCATACACTACTGGTTCTTATGGATTAAATAGAATTACTGCTGATGTAAACACACCTATTGGAACTAATAATGATACTTACTTAAGAGTTAATACTGCTTATCACACTCAAAATAGTTTTCAAGATGCAGGAATGAATAAATCATTTTACATTGCTCCTTCTTTAAAATTTATTGCTAATGAAAAATTAACTTTCTTAGTTAATACAGAAATATTGGAAAAAGAATCGGTAAATGCTCCAATGCTATTTCTAAATAGAAACGGTCCTTTATCTTATGATTCTATTGATCTTTTTGAACAAAATTATTACAATTCATTCACAAGTGATAATTTATCTATCAAAAACCCAACTTTCAATTTACAAGCACAAGCACTTTATAAATTGTCTGATAAATGGACTTCTCAAACAGTTTTATCTAATGGAAAAGCAAAAACTGATGGATACTATTCTTACTTATGGGATTTAGGTGATGGTGATACTTTTACACATTACATGGCAAAAATCAACAGTGAAACTCGAACAACAGATATTCAACAAAACTTTATTGGAGATTTCAATATTGGAAAACTAAGAAATAGAGTTGTTGTAGGATTAGATTATTTTAACTCAAATGTTAAAGATAATAGTACAGGATGGGCTGCTATAGGTTCAGTATCAATTAGTGAAAGTACAAATTCTGCAACATTGTCTCAAGGTGCAGTAGATAATATTCTTGCAGATACAGGAGTTTCAAATTCAGTTGCTGAACAAGAAATTTATAGTGCATACATTTCTAATGTATTAAACTTCACTCCTACACTTTCTGCTATGGCGAGTATAAGAGTTGATAAATTTGAAGGTGATAAAAATGATGATGACGATGATCAAACTGCATTTTCTCCAAAATTTGGATTAGTATACCAACCTATCAAAGATAAACTTTCAATTTTCACAAATTATATGAATGGGTTTTCAAATGTATCACCAGCACAAGTAGCAGATGCTGATGGTTCTAATCCTAGAATTAAAACATTTGAGCCAGAAAAAGCAAACCAATTTGAAGTTGGTGTAAAAGCAAATTTATTTGAAAACAAATTAGCAGCAACTGCAAGTTATTATAACATCAACGTATCAAATAAATTAATGTCTGATCCAACCAACGTAAATAATTCTATTCAAGGTGGAGAAGTTGAAAGTAAAGGTTTTGAATTGAGTTTAATTGCCAATCCAATAGCAGGTTGGAACATTGTTGCAGGTTATAGTCATAATGACAATGAAGTATTAAAAGAAACTGAAGGTGCAGGCTATTTAGGATTAAGAACTGAAGATGCAGGACCTGAAGATTTAATTAACTTCTGGACAAGTTATACTATTCAAACAGGAAATTTAAAAGGATTTGGAATTGGTTTTGGTGGTAACTATGCTAGTGAATACAATACTTTAAACAGATCAACAACCGGTTCATTCCCCTTACCAAGCAATACAATTTTAAATAGTTCATTGTCTTACTCTAAAGATAAATTCAGAGTAATCTTAAAATTAGACAATATCGCAAATAAAAAACATTATGCAGGATGGTCTACGGTAACTCCGCAAAAATTGAGAACAATTTCAGCAAATTTAGCGTATAAATTCTAA